The nucleotide sequence CTCGAGCGGCGCTATCGTACGCTAGAGGCACAAGCGTTGGGAGAATCAGTCCTCTGCCCCATTCCGCCACAGCCCGCGAAGCCAACATACAAAGACTTAGAGGACGCAAAGCGCATCACTTTCGAGCCTGATCACGGCTGGTTCAATGCTCCAACCGCCATTGCCATATCGGGAGCCGGTTTGAGCAAGGGTAACGTATCCGTGGTGAAGGCGGTTCAAGTGGGTGGGCGCGAGTGTACGCTGGTTGCTACGGGAGTGAACACCGTGGTGGCATTGGTACCTGCTTGGCACGAAGTCATCGCAGGGAATGGGAGCACGTCGCCTTCGGCGAAGGTGACGGTGGTCACAAATGAAGGCTTACTTACGAGCGATAATGCAATCACGTTCGATCGGAAGCTGCCGTCAGCGAGTGCCGATCCGACCATTGAAGTGGAGCGAAATGCCAATGGGCTTGTGACGAAGATAACAGTCGCAGGAACGGACGAGGTTTCCGGAAGCGCGTTGCTTCAGGCGATCAAAGACATTCTTGAAGCGCAGGACGTGGATGTTGATGTGAAGCTGGACCTGAAGACATCGAAGTAAAGTGTTTTGGATAGTTGGCCGCAGGCGGGTGGATGTGCCCGTCTGCGGCTTTTCTTTTGTTGGGGTGGTCGGAAGAAGTTGTATGGGCAAGATGGGCAAGGAGGTTCCGGCGGTTTGTGGGGTGTGGCGGTCTATGCGCCGGCACGGATAAGGAGGACGGGAACCTTTGCGCGGTGGCGGACGCCGGAGACGACGCTGCCGAGGATGAGGTCGCTAAGGAAGCGGTGGCCGTGGGTGGCCATGGCGATGAGGTCGCATTGGAGTTCGTCGGCAACTTCGAGGATGAATTTTGCGGGTTCGCCGCATTTGAGGATGGCGTCGACTTCGAAGCCTTCGGCGGCGAGTTCCTGGCTGCGTTTGGCGAGGTAGTTGCAGTCGTCGCGCATTTCGGGGGACTCGTCGAGGTAGCGTTGGTTGCGGGCCATGAATCCGTCGGCGACATGAATGAGCGTGAGCTTGGCGTTTGTAAGGCGTGCGAGGCCGCGGATGTGTTGGAGAATGGCTTCGTCGGTGGGCGAGTTTTCGAGTGGTATCAGAATGTGGCGGTACATGGTGGAGTCTCCGAGTTCATAGCCATTCCGCAAAGGTCTCGTACAGCAGGTATACATTCAGGCTGACGATAATCGCCGTGATGAACCAGGCAAGCACAACGAGCCATCGGGGATTGACGAATTGCCCCATCTTTGCGCGGTCACTGGTGAATTGAACGAGGGGTACGACGGCGAAGCTGAGCTGGAGCGAGAGGATAACTTGGCTGAGTACGAGTAATTCCGCGATGCCGTGTTCACCGTAGAGTGCGGCGACGGTCACGGCAGGGACAATGGCGACCAGTCTTGTGAGCAGTCGGCGTACCCAGGGGCGCAAGCGCAGCGCGAGGAAACCTTCCATGACGATCTGTCCGGCCATGGTGCCGGTGAGGGTGGAGTTTTGGCCGGCGGCGAGAAGGGCGACGCCAAACAGGACGCTGGCGATGGATACGCCGAGCGTGCCGGAGAGGAGCGCGTAGGCGTCGCCGATGTCTGCGACGTCTTGGTGGCCGGTACCGTGGAAGGCGGCGGCGCTCAGCACGAGTATGGATGCGTTGATGAAGAAAGCGATCAGGAGCGCGACGGTGGAGTCGATGGTCGCGAATTTGATAGCCATGGATCTTCCGGTATCGGTGCGTTCGAAGGCGCGGGTTTGCACGATGCTGGAGTGCAGGTAGAGGTTGTGGGGCATGACAGTCGCGCCGAGGATGCCGATAGCGATGTAGAGCATTCCGGGGTGCGTGATGATTTGGGGCGAGGGAACAAGTCCCGCGAGCATGGCTCCGACGGGGGGCTTGGAGAAGAGCATTTCGAAGGCGAAGCATCCGCCGATGACGAAGATGAGGCCGGCGACAAGGGTCTCGACGTAACGGAAGCCGCGGGATTGCATGATAAGGACGAGCAGCACGTCGCCGGCGGTGAGCAGGACGCCGAGAACGAGTGGCATGCCGACGAGAAGGTTAAGCGCGATGGCCGAACCGATAACTTCCGCGAGGTCGCATGCGGCAACGGCGATTTCGCAGAGAATCCAGAGGATGAAACTAACGGCGGGCGAATAGTGGTCGCGGCAGGCTTGAGCGAGGTCGCGTCCTGAGACGACGCCGAGTTTCAGGGCCAGGTGTTGGAGCAGGATGGCCATGAAGTTGGAAACGAGGACGACGGACAGGAGCGTGTAGCCGAATTTTGCGCCGCCGGCAAGGTCCGTGGCCCAGTTTCCGGGGTCCATGTATCCCACGGCGACCATGAGACCGGGACCGGTGAATGCCAGGAGTTTGCGCCAGAACGAGGCGGTTTCGGATACGCGTATGGTTGAGAATGCCTCGGGCAGCGAGGGCATGGAAACGGAGCGCCGCCAACCGGATTCGCCGGTCG is from Candidatus Hydrogenedentota bacterium and encodes:
- a CDS encoding Nramp family divalent metal transporter, which gives rise to MPSLPEAFSTIRVSETASFWRKLLAFTGPGLMVAVGYMDPGNWATDLAGGAKFGYTLLSVVLVSNFMAILLQHLALKLGVVSGRDLAQACRDHYSPAVSFILWILCEIAVAACDLAEVIGSAIALNLLVGMPLVLGVLLTAGDVLLVLIMQSRGFRYVETLVAGLIFVIGGCFAFEMLFSKPPVGAMLAGLVPSPQIITHPGMLYIAIGILGATVMPHNLYLHSSIVQTRAFERTDTGRSMAIKFATIDSTVALLIAFFINASILVLSAAAFHGTGHQDVADIGDAYALLSGTLGVSIASVLFGVALLAAGQNSTLTGTMAGQIVMEGFLALRLRPWVRRLLTRLVAIVPAVTVAALYGEHGIAELLVLSQVILSLQLSFAVVPLVQFTSDRAKMGQFVNPRWLVVLAWFITAIIVSLNVYLLYETFAEWL
- a CDS encoding universal stress protein; this translates as MYRHILIPLENSPTDEAILQHIRGLARLTNAKLTLIHVADGFMARNQRYLDESPEMRDDCNYLAKRSQELAAEGFEVDAILKCGEPAKFILEVADELQCDLIAMATHGHRFLSDLILGSVVSGVRHRAKVPVLLIRAGA